The Aspergillus fumigatus Af293 chromosome 5, whole genome shotgun sequence nucleotide sequence catcatcccagACTGTCCCGGTGTCAGAGTTGAGCCAGCTTACGCAACTGCTCGGCCGGTGGTATCAAGTGAGAGACGACTATCAAAACCTGCAAGACGCACAGTACACGGCGCAAAAGGGATTCTGCGAGGACCTAGACGAAGGGAAGCTATCGTATCCGCTCACCGTATGTTGCAACGCCGATCCCACGGCCCAAAGGATCATCATGGGAATTCTCCGGCAAAGACTTCCGGGAACACCGCTGCAACTTCACGTCAAAATGCAGATCCTTGACTTGATTCGCCGCAGCGGTGCACTCCTGCAGACGTGggagctcctgcagaaatTCAAAAAGCAGACCGATGCCGCCCTTTCCAACCTGGAGGCCATGACCGGAGTGCGGAATGAGGGCTTTCGCATGGTGCTGACCCTGCTAGGCAATATACCACCTCCATAGCAGCCTGTATTAGTGAATCATATTCCTCTGTCTGGAAAAATTCTCAATTGGACGTTTCCCTACTCGGCATTTGATAGTCGACTTTATGAGGAAGGTTATATCCCGGTAATTAGCATCCGTAAGTCAACCAATGCTGATCCAACCACGACCCCACGTGGAGATTGATATACGGCGATCCTGTCAATACGAGCTGTTTGAACGACACAATCCTCACCTCATCGTGCAATCAATTGCACCGGGCAGAGATATGCCAGGCCTAGTCCTCTGGCACGTGTACGATTATCCCATCCCACTCCGTATAAAACCTGGCAGGCCCCTTCCCTGTCAACAATGGATCTCTGAATAGAAGCAATTCCCCAAGATGAAGCACATCTGTTCTATTGCCTGGCTGGTTCCGCTTTTGGAACTGGCCATCGCTGCCCGAGCACCGATAAAGAAAACCTTGACCGGCCACATTGACCCCTCGCAGGTCTTCTCCTTTGTCTATGTGCCTTTTGAAGTGGAAGTCGGAACAACCTCCATATATGTTGTGCAGAACTACTCGAACAAGGGACGGGGGAatgcccttgaccttggcgTCTTCGACCAGCGAGGATACCAGATGATGGACGCACAAAGTGGCACCACGGGCTCTCGAGGCTGGTCTGGCGGTTTCAGGTATGTCTGCCCGAGATTGTCTCTTACCTGGTTCCTGCTTGACAAAGTAGAAACAACTTCACCATCACGCCCACCTGGGCCACTCCCGGCTACAATCCCGGCGCCATCGAGCCAGGCATCTGGAACGTCGTGCTCGGCCCATACGAATCCGTCCCCGACGGTATCGACTGGCAGCTGGATATCGAAATGTCCTTCGACCCCGTCGACTCGTGGTTCGCCCCAGACTACGCCACCACCGACCTTGACCCCCTCTGCAACGACTGCCAGGAGGATTCGGCGTTCATCTGGCTCCGCGGCGACTTCCACATGCACACCGTCTACTCGGACGGCAAGTACACGCCCGACCAGCAGATCCACAACGCGCTGGCCCAGAatctctccttcatcttcttcagcgacCACAACACCGACACCAGCAACCAGATCATCGGCGCCTACCAGGCCTCTCTCGCCCCGGATCTGCTGGTCGGCCGCGCCATCGAGGTTACCACCCGCTCCGGCCACTGGCAGGCCGTCGGCCTCGACCGCGGCCAGATCATCGAGTGGCGGTACAAGCCGGACGACAACCCTGGCTTCGCGGCCGCCGCGCACCAGGTCCACCGGGTCGGTGGCTTCGTCTCAGCGAACCACCCGTTTGCGACGTGCCCCGCGTGTAACTGGAGTCTCGGGTGGGAAGAGACCGACGCCGTGGAGGTGTGGAACGCGCAGTGGGACGAGAAGGATCAACAGGCCGTCCAGAAGTGGCAGGAGCTGCTTGTAGATGGGAAATTCCTGACCGCTATTGGAGGCAGCGATTCGCACTCTCCGCCGTCGCTGAACGGGTGGCCGACGACCATCGTCAAAGCGAGGGGACGCAGCCAGGCGGCGATTGTGGAGGGCGTCAAGGCCGGCCGGGCGTATCTGGTTCAAGGACCGGGGATGGACCTCACGTTCGAGGTGCGCGTTCCCTCGCTGGATGCGCCTGCGCAGATTGGCGATAAGGTCCGGAGGACTGCGGCGGGGGCCAAGGCGGTCTTGGTCACTGACGGGATGTCGAAGCTCAAGGCTTGCTTTGTCTCGGACAAGGGGTACTTCTACAATACCACCATTGAAGATGGAGTACGGGTCAAAACGGGTGTGCTGTCGGGGGCCCGGTTTGTCCGGGTGGAGGTCCGCAATGGCACGACAGACGAGGTGCTGGCCTTGACGAGTCCGGTTTGGTTCTTGGGTCCGTGAGGCACCTAGGATGGATAGATCACATGTCTTTGATATTCATTCGGATCCAGTGGCTGTAGTTGGAATAGTGTCTGCAGGGTCTTTCATCCAGTGTTGACGTCTAGCACCGGAGTGGAAACGGACCCCATGACGGTTGTGGACAATCATGGAATGGTGATTGGGACAGATGGGCTGGGGGTATTGAGCTATTGCGATCCGAATGAGTCTCTGGGGCATCCACAGGCTACTCTTTGCAACTGGCTTTGTTTTATGATGTGCTAGGGACAGGCTGGCAGAGACACTGGCCCATCGGGTGTACGGGATATGGTAGAGCTAAAGACTGAATTGAGTGCCActtctacagagtataccAGCACCGAGGTGGGAAAAATAGAAACAAGAACTAGAAAGCATGTCAACACACCGTATATTCGATGACTCCAGAACTTACTATGATGGTGAGATAGCTCTGTCTTGACAACCTCCCAAGCTGTTTGGCTCCGTCCGCCTAACGAGGTCGTAGTCATCGAGGCTACTTGAGACAGAACCAATTATGATCATGCCGGATTCCTGCACCTGAGACACTGAACTGAGCGAgtcttcctccagcttccatGACAGGTATCCGGGAAGCCTGTTCGAAGGGCCCAAGAGCATGGCTTCAGACACTCTCCACATGCTCGAATTATGATATTACAGATTTTTTGTTAGTATAGATGAGCCATGTTCACGAGGAATCTATGACTATTAGTCAATGCGTATGTTTAGCAGAATCGTTCAGTCTTAATTCCATACGACTCGAGATTTATCGCGCTCTGTTGATGGGAAAGAGACTGAAGAGTGATTGTGACAGTCTGACGGTCAGCAGAACCAAATCCGAGCCAGTGGCTGAACTATTATATTCCGATTACTATACGATGTCTTACCTTGTTTCTCGCCTTGGAGAATCATTAGCCACAATTCCGGGCCATTGGATGACATCTGAATACTGTCTCACTTTTACCGTGGATGAACCCTCTATTTTTACCGCGCCACGACCAGACCGAAAATGGCGGTGCAGCTCGGCAATCACCCCAGGACAGCTGCACCGACCAAATGTTAATCACGAACGGCATTTCCCAGGAAGAATCCGTGCTGTCCATTGCCTTGGTGATCTCGTGTTTCTCGGCTTTGAAAAACAGGTGGGGCGGCGAGGCAAGACCGGTCTGGCCGGACTATGAATAGCTTCGCCGGTGATCAATAGTTTGATCGATGGATGAACAGATGGAGGCCTAACTCATTCGTATTGGGGATCTGGAACCTTACTCGACCGAGTCACACCAGCATGAGGCTTGCGGATGTAGTTTCCATCTGGAGGCCCTGTTGTTGTTGTAGCCAAAGCTGAAAGTCTTCAATATATAAAGATGACTCCCACACCGGCTCTGGATATTCCTCCTATCAATAGCTCAAGTTAGTTTCTCATAGCGAGAGGTTCACAATGATATTGCACTCGTTGCTCTTAGTCTCTGCCCTCGCAGGCTCTTCGCTTGCCTTTTCTGGCCATCACAGCTTCACCAACTCGACCACCCCCTCTCACCATCCGTCCACTCATACACTGCTTCCCACgggcggaggagggggtAAGCCTACTCACACCGGTGGCACTGGCACTGGCACTGGTCATCCGCAGCCTACAACGACCGTCGTCCCTGGCGGCGACTCTGGCTCCGTCTCAACCGTGACCGAGACCATCACCAAGACGACCTTCAAGCCATGCTCGACTCCTATCCACACCCAGAGCGGCACCACCTACTACAGCACCTGGTTGACGACGTCTACCTACGAGACAACCACGTGCTACACGACCCATATCCCCACAACGATCCCAGCGTCCCCCCAGACAACAACCGTCACCCTGCCCGGTCCAGGAAACAGCTGTCCCCCTCCATCCACAGTCACGGTAACCGTCACGGTAAGCAGCGGCGGGGATACAGGACCGCACACTCAGGCACCAGCACCCGGTGGAGACAGCGGAAGTGGTCCTAATCCTGGTACTGGCACTGGTACTGGCTCCGGACCCTGCAAGCACTGCGAGACCATCACCTACACCAACACCTACGGCTACACGACCACTATCGTGATCCCCCCGATTTCTGAACCCACGAGCAGTGCTACCACGCGCACCACGGGAACCGGAACAACTACTACCAAGCCTACGCCCCCTGTGGGAACGGGCACGGCTCCCGGTCACAGTCATACTCGGGGATCACCAACTGGGACCGGGGTTGGACAGGCTCCTACTGAGACGAAGACGTGGCATTTTGAGAGGAGAATAGTGCGGGTGTAGACATCAGGGGAATGGTATCATTAGTATGGCATTCCAAAGGAACAGCGGGATCTCTGTCCTTGCAGTAATGAGGTTGGGATAGCATGTGTTGGTGAACTGTTTAGCGGCTGCGTCTCTTGCTGTCCTGGGACATGTCTTGCGCTCATCTTAGACATCTGCACGCACTACACTGCAGATAGATTGTATGGCCATGATTGTTGTCTGAGTGTTGTGTCAGCTACGCAATAGGTCCAGgacatcttcattctctatCCTTGACCGGTATATGAGACTAGCCTGGAAATCCTGCCTGCTCGTGTGATTGAAGCCGAGCCTTTGAAGTAACATACTCTGTATAGATAGCCACGATAGAAGCTTTGCGCGATCATACCTTGATGTGTCGTCGTGTAGTTGTGTAGTTGTGTAGTTGTGTACTTTATGAAAGCGGAGGAATCCATATCCATGATTACTCAGATATGATTCAGCACGTGACCCACTTTCCCCCGTTCCGAGTTCCGAGTGGGCTTACCGTACCGTTACATCGAGCCCCACTATTCTGTACGCTAGTTGCTGCCTGAACGGTGCCCGAGGGGTAAGGCATTGTATTCTCTCTGATGGGAGGATGCTGCATGGTTTCTGAGGATCCGTCATGCATGGAGTAATAGTTACTGGGTTATTCAATGTCATGCATGAATCCTGCATGCCTGATCACGTCTGGTACCTGGCCTATGTGAACCCCCATATATGTCATCTCTAGTCGGCATTGCAATTTCTTTAAAGAACCGAATCCGGGGCGGATCTCTCCCTCATAGCGGGTctatccagcttcttcctggcGATTGGTGCACTAGAAGAAAAGAACTATACAGACTGTCCCCACCTGGAGCGCACTTGACGTAGTGGGCTCACTATTGAGCATAGGGGTTTCAACCTCTCTAGCCTGAATACATATAAGCTGCGTCtgacaaaaaaaaattttATCTCTCATGATACCGGCTTGTTGATTCCCTCCGGAGATAGACTGCACAATGAATGCAGCAGACCATGAAATCGAGCgcgccgaggaggatgcgaTT carries:
- a CDS encoding PHP domain protein encodes the protein MKHICSIAWLVPLLELAIAARAPIKKTLTGHIDPSQVFSFVYVPFEVEVGTTSIYVVQNYSNKGRGNALDLGVFDQRGYQMMDAQSGTTGSRGWSGGFRNNFTITPTWATPGYNPGAIEPGIWNVVLGPYESVPDGIDWQLDIEMSFDPVDSWFAPDYATTDLDPLCNDCQEDSAFIWLRGDFHMHTVYSDGKYTPDQQIHNALAQNLSFIFFSDHNTDTSNQIIGAYQASLAPDLLVGRAIEVTTRSGHWQAVGLDRGQIIEWRYKPDDNPGFAAAAHQVHRVGGFVSANHPFATCPACNWSLGWEETDAVEVWNAQWDEKDQQAVQKWQELLVDGKFLTAIGGSDSHSPPSLNGWPTTIVKARGRSQAAIVEGVKAGRAYLVQGPGMDLTFEVRVPSLDAPAQIGDKVRRTAAGAKAVLVTDGMSKLKACFVSDKGYFYNTTIEDGVRVKTGVLSGARFVRVEVRNGTTDEVLALTSPVWFLGP
- a CDS encoding extracellular proline-rich protein → MILHSLLLVSALAGSSLAFSGHHSFTNSTTPSHHPSTHTLLPTGGGGGKPTHTGGTGTGTGHPQPTTTVVPGGDSGSVSTVTETITKTTFKPCSTPIHTQSGTTYYSTWLTTSTYETTTCYTTHIPTTIPASPQTTTVTLPGPGNSCPPPSTVTVTVTVSSGGDTGPHTQAPAPGGDSGSGPNPGTGTGTGSGPCKHCETITYTNTYGYTTTIVIPPISEPTSSATTRTTGTGTTTTKPTPPVGTGTAPGHSHTRGSPTGTGVGQAPTETKTWHFERRIVRV